One window of Mycoplasmopsis gallopavonis genomic DNA carries:
- the rpsK gene encoding 30S ribosomal protein S11, with amino-acid sequence MARKTKKKNIVSGVAHIHSTNQNTIVTFADEQGNVIAWSSAGAIGYKGTKKKTPYAAGLAAQAAAEAAKEQGIKTVKVELKGLGAGKDAARKQIEVSGITVTEIKDVTPVPHNGTRPPKRILKRERMKK; translated from the coding sequence GGTGTAGCTCACATTCACTCAACAAACCAAAACACAATTGTTACCTTTGCAGACGAACAAGGAAATGTTATTGCTTGAAGCTCAGCTGGAGCAATTGGATACAAAGGAACAAAGAAAAAAACTCCATATGCTGCTGGTTTAGCTGCACAAGCTGCTGCTGAAGCTGCTAAGGAACAAGGTATTAAAACAGTTAAAGTTGAATTAAAAGGTCTTGGAGCAGGAAAAGATGCTGCAAGAAAACAAATCGAAGTTTCAGGTATTACAGTTACTGAAATTAAAGACGTTACACCAGTTCCACACAACGGAACAAGACCACCAAAACGTATCTTAAAACGTGAACGTATGAAAAAATAA